One Gordonia crocea genomic window, GAGATCCGGGCGCTGGTGTCTTGGATCGGCGCGCAGGATCCGGCCGAGGTGACCATTGCCGGGACGTCGCTGGGCGGACCGTTGGCCGGACTCGTCGCCGGGTTGGAGCCGTTGGTGTCCTCGGTGTTGGCGTTGGTGCCGATGCTCGGCGTGCACACGACGCTGGCCCACCACATGGACCGGGTCGGCAAGATCGGCCGGGAGGCGGCCGCGCTGCTGCGCTCGGACAGTGTCCGAGCCGTCTCGTCGGTCGTCGACCCGCTGGCGGTGACGCCCTATGCGGAGCCGGACCGGAGGTTGGTGATCGCCGCGCTCAACGACCGGGTGACCTGGGTGACCGCGGCCCAGAAACTGCACCACCACTGGGGTGGCCGGATCGAGTGGTACGCCGGCGGGCATGTCGGCCACGTGTTCTCTGGCCGAGTCCGCGAACTCACCGACGAGTTCTTGGCCGAGGCCGCCGCTGCGACCCCCTAATCGCCGACTGGGCCCTCTTTCCCGCCGACTGGGCCCTGATCTTCGTCGACTGGGCCCTCATCTTCGTCGACTGGGCCCTCTTTTCCGCCGACTGGGCCCTCGATCTCGTCGACTGGGCCCTCGATGAGCGACGCTCAAGCGTCTTTGACGGTCTCGGTTGCTTCGACGACAAGGTCGGGTGTGGCCTCGCCAAGAACCTCGTCGCGGTCCTCGGGCACGATGAATCCGGCCGCGATCGCGGCGTCGGTGGCGTCGGCGTAGCTGCGCAGGTAGTCCGACGACGAGCGGTAGCGCTGGGCGAGCACCTCGTCGGGAATCGGGTGGGTTGACCCGAACAGCAAACAGATCCGCGAAACGGGTTCGGGCACAATGCCGCTCAACACCTGGGTCGGCACCTCGACACACGGGGTGCGGACCCCGCCGCGAACGTTGCCCACCTCGTCGGGAACGAACGCCGGGTCGTCAGATCCATTGAGCTGCAACGGCTCTGCGGAAGGCGGCGGGTCGCCGCCGCGGGCCCAGCGATCCAAATGTCGCAGTGCCGCGCGCAGCACGAACCGCTGTTGGCTGCGGTTCACCGGATCCGGGCAGCCGAGGAATTCTTCGAATGGTCCGATCTGTGCCAGGTCGGCATGGGCGGCCCCGGCCACCTCCCACACCCGCAACGAATCCGAATCTGATTGTCGCGCAAGGTAGTAGCGGAAGTTGGTGAGCAGATCGGTCTCGGTTTGCACGACGAGGACCGGCGCCCCGACGTCGGGGATGCTCGTCGGGTCTCCGGAGAACGCGACGGAGATGTCGGCCGGGCCGCCGATATCCCCGAGGGGGAGTCCGGCAACCGCCCGACTGTGGACCAGGTAGCCGTCGAAGACTTTGTGCACCGGCGCGAAGGCCGACACGTAGGTCGTCAGGGCCATCGCCGACTGCGATTCGCCGACCGCGAGGATGCGGTCGACGATCAGCCCACCCAGCGGCCCGCCCGGCCCCCGCAGCGCGGCGGCTACCGCGGCGAACAGGTCGTAGCAGTACGCGTCGCCCGGGTGCTTCATCTGGGCGTACCGCTGCGGGTCCTTCGCGGCAAGGCCGCTCGGACCGGCATCGACCTCGACCGACCCGGTGCCGCCCTCGACGCCGGTGTACTGCGCGGACACCCCGGCCCACGCGTGGCCGGCCCGGACCAGTTCCTCTGCGACGTAGGTGTATTCCGGTGCCGCGTCGGCTCCGCTGCTCACATTGAGCCATTCGACGACGAGGGTGCCGCTGAACGACTCCGGCGTGCTCGGCCGGCGGACGAGGACGCGAGTGGTGAACTCGGCCGGCGGGGCCTCGCCGTCCCGCGTGAGCCCGGACACGACGCCGGTAGCGGCGTACTCGGTCTCGGTGTAGCCGTGCGCGGCCAGGTCGGGGCCCGGCGTTGCGCTCATGAGGGAATGTCCGGCACCGCCGGTGAGTTCGACGAAATCCACGGTCAGTCCTGCTTCTGCGCCTTGCGCCAATTCTTGATGGCGGTGCCGAAGACGGTGTTCATCTTGGTGCCGACCGGCCAACCGGCGTAGTAACAGAGGAACAGGGCGATCTCCTCGAGCTGCTCGGGGGTCAGCTCCTCTTTGCCCAGTGCCGCCCCGGCTTGGATCTCCGCGACGTCGACGTGGCCGTTTCCGGCCAACAGGCCCAGGAGCAGCAGCCGACGATCACGGTCGGTGAGTGCGTCACGCGTCCACACCTCGGCGAACAGCTGATCGGCGGTGTGCGCGAAATGCAGTCCGGGACCGTCGGACATGTCCCAGCCGTACACCTCCGACATCTTCGCCACACCGCGCTTGCGGTGCTCGGTGCCCTCGCCGCCTACGGCGGTTCCTGAACTCATGCGTTGACTCCTTTGTCTTCGGCATCGGGAACACCGAATCCCGACGCGAGGTTGGCGCGGGCGATGGTGCCCAGGGGAAGGTCGACGTCGAGCTGGCGGCCCAAGGCCAAGGCCAGATCGAGATCCTTGCTGCCCAAGTTCACCACGTGGGTGAATACGCCGTACCAGAAGTCGTCGGGATCGATCGGTGCGGTGGTGTTGCGCAGCATGATTGCCCCGGCACCGCCGGTGATGGCGTCGGTGTGGCGCACCACTTTGCCGAGTTTCTCGATGTCGATCCCGGCGGCCTCGGCCAGGCGCTGTGCCTCCGACGCCGCATTGAATGAGATGAAATGCAGGAGATTGCGCGCCAGCTTCATCCTGGTGCCCGCGCCGACCTCGTCGCCCGCGTGGACGAGCATGTCGCCGGCCAACTTGAACGGCGGCTTGATCTGCTCATAGGCCTCCCGCGGTCCGCCGACCATGATGGCCAGCCGACCCTGCTCGGCGCCGGGTGCGCCGCCGGAGATGGGAGCATCCATCAGGTGGACACCCTGCTCCGCGCAGGTTGCCGACAGCTCAATCGCTGTCTCCGGGCTGATCGTCGAATGGACGGTGATCACCGTGCCCGACTTGGCCGTCGTGAGCAGGTCGCCGACCACCGAGCGCACCTGCGCGTCGTTGACGACGCAGATCCCGATGACGTCGGCCTGTTCGCCGAGCGCGGCCAGCGAGTCGGCCTTGGCTGCACCCTTCTCGACCAGCTTGGCGACGGCCTCGTCGGACAGGTCGAAGACGGTCAGGCCGCCCGGCCAGGCGGCGAGCCGCCCGGCCATCGGGCCGCCGATGTTGCCCAGGCCGACATATCCCAGACGAACGTCGCTCATGGTCGGTAGACCTGCCCGCCGTCGACGTTGAAGATCTGGCCGGTGATCCAGTTGGCCTCGTCGGAGAGGAGGAACTTGCACATGCCGACGTGGTCCTCCGGCTTGCCGAATCGCTTGAGCGGCAACTGCTTGACCATGTCCTCGACCATTTCGATCGGGGTGGTGGTGCGGGTCGCCTCGGTGTCGGTGGGCCCGGGGGCAATCGCGTTCACGCGGATGTTGTTGCCGCCCAGTTCGGTGGCGAGCTGGAAGGTGAGGTTGTTGATGCCCGCCTTGGCGAGGCCGTAGAAGCCGCTGTAAAGGTAAGCGGCGGTGGAGGACTGGTTGACGATCGAGCCGCCGTCCTTCATGTGCGGGTAGACCGCGCGGGTCACCGCCAGCGCCCCGTCGAGGTTCACGCTCATGAACTTCTTGTAGTAGTCCCACGGCACGGTGATCAGGAAGTCCAGCTTCATCCCGCCGTAGATGGCGGCGTTGTTGACCAGGCCGTTGATGTTGCCGTAGCGCTCGACGGCGGCTGCGGCGAGTGCCTCGGCGGATTCCGGGTCGGAGACGTCGGTGTGCACGTACAGACCGCCGATGTCGGCGGCGACCTTCTCGCCGGCCTCGTCGTTGAGGTCGGCGACGACGACGTTGGCGCCCTCTTCGGCCAGGCCTCGGGCGTAACCCTCGCCGATGCCGCCGGCGGCGCCGGTCACGATGATGGTCTTGTTGTCGAAGCGTCCTGAACTCATTGGGTTGTCCTATCTATTGGGTTGGTTGGGTTGGTGTGGATGGGATTGAGGGCCCACTCGACGAGATCGAGGGCCCAGTCGACGAGATTGAGGGCCCAGTCGGCGGGAATGAGGGCCCACTCGGCGGGAATGAGGGCCCAGTCGGCGTCATGCCGGCCTCGCGACGGCCTTGGACTCGAGGTATTCCTCGAAGCCGGCGACGCCCATCTCGCGGCCGATGCCCGACTGCTTGTATCCGCCGAACGGGACGTCGGCGGCGTACCAGATGCCGCCGTTGACTCCCATCGTCCCGGTGCGAACCCCGTTGACGACGTGGTTGATCCGCGTCTCGTCGGTGCCGTAGACCATGCCCGACAACCCGTACGGGGAGTCGTTGGCGATGCGGATCGCGTCGTCGTCGCCGTCGTGGGGGATGATCACGAGGACCGGGCCGAAGATCTCCTCCTGGGCCACCCGGGCGGAGTTGTCCAGGCCGGAGATCAGCGTCGGTTCGACGAAGTAGCCCTTTTCCTTGCTCGCGGGCCGACCGCCGCCGATCTCGACGGTGCCACCCTCGTCGACGGCGAGCTTGATGTAGCTCTCGACGCGCTCGCGCTGCTTGGCCGAGATGAGCGGACCGCAGATGGTGCCCGGCTTGGCCGGGTCGTCGGCGGGCAGGCCGGCCATCGCGTCGCGCGTGGCGGTGATGGCCTCGTCGAGCTTCTCGCGCGGAACCAGCAGGCGGGTGGTGATCGCGCAGCCCTGGCCGGCGTGGGTGACGACGTTGAACGCCGCCATCGAGCAGGCGCCTCGCAGGTCGGCGTCGTCGAGGACGATGAACGCGGACTTGCCGCCGAGCTCGAGGAACACCTTGGTCAGGGTTTCCGACGCGGCCACCATGACCTTGCGGCCGGTGGCGGTGGACCCGGTGAACGACACGATGTCGACGCGGGGGTCGCGCACCAGCTGCTCGCCCAGCGCGTGATCCGACGAGGTCACGATGTTCACGACGCCTGGCGGGAAGTCGGTCTCCTCGGCGATCACCTTGCCGACCAACGCCGCGGCCCACGGGGTGTCCGGGGCGGGCTTGAGGACGACGGTGCAGCCGGCCGCGAGGGCCGGGCCGATCTTGGCGAAGTTGATCTGGTGCGGGAAGTTCCACGGCGTGATCGCCCCGACGACGCCGGCCGCCTCGTAGCGGATCTCGCGCACGTTGGGGATCCCCATCGGCTTGGCCTCACCGAGGTCTTGGGTCCACTGGTAGTTGTCGGCGAGATCGGCGAAGTAGCCGAGGTCGTTGACCGGGCCCTCGAACTGCGGCCCGCCGGTGAGGAAGCTCGGGCAGCCGATCTCTTCGGTGGCCAGCGCGCGGAACTCCTCGGAGTGGGCGAGCAAGGCGTCGCGCAGCTGGCGCAGACAGGTGGCGCGGAAGGCGTGGTCGCGCGACCAGTCGGTGGTGTCGAAGGCGCGGCGGGCGGCGTCGATGGCGGCGTCGAGATCGTCGGCGCCGGCGTCGGCGGCCTGGCCGATCACCGCCTCCGTCGCAGGATTGACGATGTCGAAGGCGCCAGCCGATCCGGGGACGAGTTTTCCATCAATGAGCAGTTCGGAGCTGGTTTCCGGGCGCAAGGCCATGGGTTTCTCCCTTGTCGGAGGTCTGGATAACACTGTCTGGTCCATCGTCTGGACACCTGTCTAGACGTGAGTACGAATGTAGTGTAGCGTGGCTCACATGTCCACTCCTGCACCCACCTCGGTTTCTCAGGAATCCACTCGTCGCCGGCTCTCGGCCCAGCAGGCCGAGACGGTCGCCAAGCTGACCGACGCGGCCGTCGAGGTACTGCGCACCGAGGGCTTCGACGGCCTCACGGTCCGCGCGGTCGCCAAGCTCGCCGGCGTCGCCCCGGCCACCGCGTACACGTACTTCAGCTCCAAGAGCCACCTCGTGGCCGAGGTGTTCTGGCGCCGCCTGGCCGAGGGAGTCCCCGAACCCGATCCGGAGCTGTCGACCACCGACCGCGTCGTCGCGCTGCTGCGCTCGGTCGCGCTCATCGTCACCGGCGACGGCGACCTCGGCGGCGCGGTCACCGTCGCCCTGCTGGGCACCGACCCCGACGTCGAGCACCTGCGCCTGCGCATCGGCGGATTCATCCGCCGCCAGCTCGCCGCGGCGCTCGAGGTCGACCCCGAGAACCCCGGCCCCGTCGTCGAAGCGCTCGAAATGCTTTATGCCGGCGGCCTGGTCCATGCCGGTATGGGCCACATGTCCTACGAGGACACCGCCGACCGCCTCACCGAGGCAGCGCTACTCATCATGCGCGACAAGCGATAACCCGACCCACCCATTCCCAGCCCAAGGAGAATCCGTGAGCACGACCATCGCGGGGATGCAGCACCAGCTGCCATTCGACCCGTACGCCTATGACTTCCACGAGGATCCGTACCCGACCTATGCCCGGCTGCGCGCCGAGGCGCCGGTCTACTACAACTCGGACCTCGATTTCTGGGCCCTGTCGCGGCACGAAGACGTGCGCAACGCCTTCCGCAACAACATCGCGCTGTCCAACGCGTGGGGCGTCTCGATGGACCCGAGTGCCTATGGACCGGATGCATCGAAGTCGATGTCCTTCCTGGCCATGGACGACCCCAAGCACATGCGCATCCGCAAACTGGTGTCCAAGGGCTTCACCCCGCGGCGCGTCAACGAACTCGCCGACAACATCCGTGCGCTGACCAAGCAGCACTGGGACAAGTGCCTGGAGGCAGGCGAATTCGACTACGTCACAGACTTCGCCGCCAAGCTGCCGATGGACGTGGTCAGCGAACTGCTCGACGTCCCCCTCGCCGACCGCGCTTACCTGCGCGAGCAGTCCGACCTGCTGATCCACCGCGAAGAGGGTGTCCTCGACATCCCGGAGGCCGCCGTCCACGCCTTCCTGGGCCTCTACACCTACTACACGAATCTGCTCGCCGACCGTCGCAAGAGCCCCGGCGAGGACCTGCTGTCGGCGCTGCTCGACGCGGAGGTCGTCGACGAAACTTCCGGCGAGAACGTCAAGCTCACCGACGAGGAGATCGTCGGGTTCATGTTCCTGATGGTCGTCGCGGGCAACGAGACGACGACGAAGCTGTTGGCCAACGCCGTCTACTGGGGCTTCCGCAACCGCAGTCAGCTCGACCGCGTGCTCGCTGACCCCGACATCGTCCCGCTGTGGACCGAGGAGACCCTGCGCTTCGACAACTCGACGCAGATGGTGCTGCGCCGCGTCGTGGAAGACGTCGACTTCGGCGGCACCGTCATCCCGGCCGAGCACCGCGTACTGCTCCTCGTCGGGTCGGCCAACCGCGACACCGATGTGTTCGGCGACGACGCCGACCAATACATCCTCGGGCGCGACGTCGCGCAGAACCTGATGAGCTTCGGCCTGGGCACCCACTTCTGCCTCGGTGCCCACCTGGCCCGGCTCGAGAGCAACATCGGCCTCGACGGGGTGGCCCGCAGCGTCCGCGACTACGAACTCGACCTGGACAAGGCGGTGCGCGTGCACTCGGTCAACGTCCGCGGGTTCGCCAACCTCCCGATGAAAGTGCAGGCCCGCTGATGCCGAAGTTCCAACCGCACCCGGAGCGGCGGCCGGTGTTCGTCGCCGGCGCCTCGTCAGGCATCGGCGAGGCGACCGCGCGCTGGCTCGGCGCCGCGGGATACCCCGTCATCCTCGGTGCGCGCCGCGTCGAGAAGTGCAAGGAGATCGGCGAGTCGATCATCGCCGACGGCGGTGAGGCCATGGCGGTCGCGCTCGACGTCACCGACAACGACTCCGTCGTCGAGGCAGTGCGAGAAGCCGAAAGTGCCTGGGGGCCAATCGAGATCGCGATCTCCGGGGCCGGTGACCTCGGTATCGGCCGCGCCCACGAGATCCCCGTCGAGAAGTGGGCCGAGCAGATCGACATCCACCTCGTCGGCGCCTTCCGCCTCTACCGGGCGATCGTGCCGGGCATGATCGAGCGGCGCCGCGGCGACTTCGTGTTCATCGGCTCCGACGTCGCGGTCCATCCGCGGCCCTGGTCGTCGGCCTACGTGGCGGCCAAAACCGGCGTCGACGGCCTGGTCGCGACCGTCCAGATGGAACTTGAGGGCACCGGCGTGCGCGCCAGCATCATCCGCCCCGGCCAGACCATGACCGGGATGGGCATGAACCTCGACCAGGGCGAGACCGAGGCGATGCTCAACGACTGGATCGCCTTCGGCCTGGCCCGGCACGGCAACTTCCTCGCCCCCGACAACCTGGCGCAGGCCATCGGCGCGATCGTGGCCATGCCGCCCGGCGCGCACATGCGCGTCGTCGAGGTCGAAGCCGAGGGCAAATTGACCAAACTTCCCCAGCCGCAACAGCAGTGAAAGGTGTGAACCGATGACTACCACGACAATCCCCAGGCGGGTCTCCGGCGGCGATGGCGAACACGGCCACCTCGACGACCTGACCAACGACCCGATCGGCCTGTTCTGGCGCGTCCGCAACGAGTGCGGCGACGTCGGGCTGTTCCAACTGGCCGGTCGCGAGGTCGTGCTGGTGTCGGGGGCGAGCGCGAACGAGGAGTTCTTCCGCGCCCCCGACGAACTGCTCGACCAGGCCGCCGCCTACCCGTTCATGACCCCGGTGTTCGGCGAGGGCGTCGTCTTCGACACCAGCCCGGAGGAGCGGTCCAAGGCGCTGCACAACCAGGCGCTCAAGGGCGCCCACATGAAGCAGCACGCGGTGACCATCCCGAACGAGGTCGAGCGCATGATCGCCGACTGGGGCGACGAGGGCGAGATCGACCTGCTCGAGTGGTTCGGCGAACTGACCCTGTACACCTCGTCGTCGTGCCTGATCGGCAAGAAGTTCCGCGAGAGCCTGAACAAGCGGATCTCGGAGATCTACCACGACCTCGAGCGCGGCACCGACCCGTACGCCTACGTCGACTACCACGCCGACATCGAGAGCTTCCGCCGTCGTGACGCGGCGCGGGCCGAGCTGGTCAAGTTCATGGCCGGCGTGCTCGACGAGCGGCAGGCGAACCCGGAGACCGACAAGGAGAATCGTGACCTGCTCGACGTGCTCGTCTCGCTGAAGAATGAGGACGGCTCGCCGATGTTCAGCGCCGACACCGTCACCGGCATGTTCATCTCGATGATGTTCGCCGGGCACCACACCACCCAGGGCACCTCGGCGTGGACCCTGCTGGAGTTGCTGCGCCACCCCGACTTCATGGCCGAGGTGGTCGCCGAGCTCGACGACATCTACGAGGACAAGGGGGAGGGCAAGCCCGAGTACTCGTTCGCCGCGATGCGCCAGATCCCGTTGCTGGAGGCGGGGATCAAGGAGGCGCTGCGCCTGCACCCGCCGCTGATCATCCTGATGCGACTGGTCCGCGAGGACTTCGAGATCGAGGACACCCTGGTGAAGGCCGGGCAGCTGATCGCGGTCTCGCCGGCGGTGAACAACCGGCTGCCCGAGGACTTCCCGACGCCCGACTCGTTCGACCCCTACCGCTACATCGACCCGCGCCAGGACGACATCATCAACCGCTGGACGTGGATCCCGTTCGGCGCCGGCCGGCACCGCTGCGTGGGCGCCCAGTTCGCGATGATGCAGATCAAGGCGATCTTCTCGGTGTTGCTGCAGAACTACGAGTTCGAGCTGTCGCAGGACCCGGAGTCCTACCACAACGATCACTCGAAAATGGTTGTGCAGCTGGCCCAACCGTGCCGGGTCCGCTACCGCCGCCGGCAGCGCGACTAGGCGGTTCGACGATGAGAATCGAAGTCGACCTGGACCTGTGCCAGGGGCACGGGATGTGCGAGATGGAGGCTCCCGATGTCTTCGAAGCCCAGCGCGACCACGTCCTGATCCTCAATCCGACGCCCGACGACAGTGAGCGCCCGGCCATCGAAGCGGCCGTGCGCTATTGCCCGACCCAAGCCCTGCGGATCGTCGAAGACTGATGCACCGGCGACCGCAAACCCCCACCAACAAAAGGAAACGACCGACCATGACCGAGATCAGCGCCTCCACCAGCCTTGGCCCGTTCGACCGCGCCGAACTGGAGGAGATGAAATCGCGTTGGCTGGCCGCCAACATCGAAGCGGAGAAGGCCGGCGACTGGAAGCCGCTCGCCTCCTACTACGCCGAAGACGCCACCTACGGCTGGAACTACGGGCCGAACAAGGACTTCATGGCCGTCGGGCGCGACGAGATCCGCGACCTGGCCTTGGGCC contains:
- a CDS encoding alpha/beta hydrolase domain-containing protein, translated to MDFVELTGGAGHSLMSATPGPDLAAHGYTETEYAATGVVSGLTRDGEAPPAEFTTRVLVRRPSTPESFSGTLVVEWLNVSSGADAAPEYTYVAEELVRAGHAWAGVSAQYTGVEGGTGSVEVDAGPSGLAAKDPQRYAQMKHPGDAYCYDLFAAVAAALRGPGGPLGGLIVDRILAVGESQSAMALTTYVSAFAPVHKVFDGYLVHSRAVAGLPLGDIGGPADISVAFSGDPTSIPDVGAPVLVVQTETDLLTNFRYYLARQSDSDSLRVWEVAGAAHADLAQIGPFEEFLGCPDPVNRSQQRFVLRAALRHLDRWARGGDPPPSAEPLQLNGSDDPAFVPDEVGNVRGGVRTPCVEVPTQVLSGIVPEPVSRICLLFGSTHPIPDEVLAQRYRSSSDYLRSYADATDAAIAAGFIVPEDRDEVLGEATPDLVVEATETVKDA
- a CDS encoding carboxymuconolactone decarboxylase family protein is translated as MSSGTAVGGEGTEHRKRGVAKMSEVYGWDMSDGPGLHFAHTADQLFAEVWTRDALTDRDRRLLLLGLLAGNGHVDVAEIQAGAALGKEELTPEQLEEIALFLCYYAGWPVGTKMNTVFGTAIKNWRKAQKQD
- a CDS encoding NAD(P)-dependent oxidoreductase is translated as MSDVRLGYVGLGNIGGPMAGRLAAWPGGLTVFDLSDEAVAKLVEKGAAKADSLAALGEQADVIGICVVNDAQVRSVVGDLLTTAKSGTVITVHSTISPETAIELSATCAEQGVHLMDAPISGGAPGAEQGRLAIMVGGPREAYEQIKPPFKLAGDMLVHAGDEVGAGTRMKLARNLLHFISFNAASEAQRLAEAAGIDIEKLGKVVRHTDAITGGAGAIMLRNTTAPIDPDDFWYGVFTHVVNLGSKDLDLALALGRQLDVDLPLGTIARANLASGFGVPDAEDKGVNA
- a CDS encoding SDR family oxidoreductase; the encoded protein is MSSGRFDNKTIIVTGAAGGIGEGYARGLAEEGANVVVADLNDEAGEKVAADIGGLYVHTDVSDPESAEALAAAAVERYGNINGLVNNAAIYGGMKLDFLITVPWDYYKKFMSVNLDGALAVTRAVYPHMKDGGSIVNQSSTAAYLYSGFYGLAKAGINNLTFQLATELGGNNIRVNAIAPGPTDTEATRTTTPIEMVEDMVKQLPLKRFGKPEDHVGMCKFLLSDEANWITGQIFNVDGGQVYRP
- a CDS encoding aldehyde dehydrogenase, which translates into the protein MALRPETSSELLIDGKLVPGSAGAFDIVNPATEAVIGQAADAGADDLDAAIDAARRAFDTTDWSRDHAFRATCLRQLRDALLAHSEEFRALATEEIGCPSFLTGGPQFEGPVNDLGYFADLADNYQWTQDLGEAKPMGIPNVREIRYEAAGVVGAITPWNFPHQINFAKIGPALAAGCTVVLKPAPDTPWAAALVGKVIAEETDFPPGVVNIVTSSDHALGEQLVRDPRVDIVSFTGSTATGRKVMVAASETLTKVFLELGGKSAFIVLDDADLRGACSMAAFNVVTHAGQGCAITTRLLVPREKLDEAITATRDAMAGLPADDPAKPGTICGPLISAKQRERVESYIKLAVDEGGTVEIGGGRPASKEKGYFVEPTLISGLDNSARVAQEEIFGPVLVIIPHDGDDDAIRIANDSPYGLSGMVYGTDETRINHVVNGVRTGTMGVNGGIWYAADVPFGGYKQSGIGREMGVAGFEEYLESKAVARPA
- a CDS encoding TetR/AcrR family transcriptional regulator, coding for MSTPAPTSVSQESTRRRLSAQQAETVAKLTDAAVEVLRTEGFDGLTVRAVAKLAGVAPATAYTYFSSKSHLVAEVFWRRLAEGVPEPDPELSTTDRVVALLRSVALIVTGDGDLGGAVTVALLGTDPDVEHLRLRIGGFIRRQLAAALEVDPENPGPVVEALEMLYAGGLVHAGMGHMSYEDTADRLTEAALLIMRDKR
- a CDS encoding cytochrome P450 produces the protein MQHQLPFDPYAYDFHEDPYPTYARLRAEAPVYYNSDLDFWALSRHEDVRNAFRNNIALSNAWGVSMDPSAYGPDASKSMSFLAMDDPKHMRIRKLVSKGFTPRRVNELADNIRALTKQHWDKCLEAGEFDYVTDFAAKLPMDVVSELLDVPLADRAYLREQSDLLIHREEGVLDIPEAAVHAFLGLYTYYTNLLADRRKSPGEDLLSALLDAEVVDETSGENVKLTDEEIVGFMFLMVVAGNETTTKLLANAVYWGFRNRSQLDRVLADPDIVPLWTEETLRFDNSTQMVLRRVVEDVDFGGTVIPAEHRVLLLVGSANRDTDVFGDDADQYILGRDVAQNLMSFGLGTHFCLGAHLARLESNIGLDGVARSVRDYELDLDKAVRVHSVNVRGFANLPMKVQAR
- a CDS encoding SDR family oxidoreductase; protein product: MPKFQPHPERRPVFVAGASSGIGEATARWLGAAGYPVILGARRVEKCKEIGESIIADGGEAMAVALDVTDNDSVVEAVREAESAWGPIEIAISGAGDLGIGRAHEIPVEKWAEQIDIHLVGAFRLYRAIVPGMIERRRGDFVFIGSDVAVHPRPWSSAYVAAKTGVDGLVATVQMELEGTGVRASIIRPGQTMTGMGMNLDQGETEAMLNDWIAFGLARHGNFLAPDNLAQAIGAIVAMPPGAHMRVVEVEAEGKLTKLPQPQQQ
- a CDS encoding cytochrome P450: MTTTTIPRRVSGGDGEHGHLDDLTNDPIGLFWRVRNECGDVGLFQLAGREVVLVSGASANEEFFRAPDELLDQAAAYPFMTPVFGEGVVFDTSPEERSKALHNQALKGAHMKQHAVTIPNEVERMIADWGDEGEIDLLEWFGELTLYTSSSCLIGKKFRESLNKRISEIYHDLERGTDPYAYVDYHADIESFRRRDAARAELVKFMAGVLDERQANPETDKENRDLLDVLVSLKNEDGSPMFSADTVTGMFISMMFAGHHTTQGTSAWTLLELLRHPDFMAEVVAELDDIYEDKGEGKPEYSFAAMRQIPLLEAGIKEALRLHPPLIILMRLVREDFEIEDTLVKAGQLIAVSPAVNNRLPEDFPTPDSFDPYRYIDPRQDDIINRWTWIPFGAGRHRCVGAQFAMMQIKAIFSVLLQNYEFELSQDPESYHNDHSKMVVQLAQPCRVRYRRRQRD
- a CDS encoding ferredoxin encodes the protein MRIEVDLDLCQGHGMCEMEAPDVFEAQRDHVLILNPTPDDSERPAIEAAVRYCPTQALRIVED